Genomic DNA from Klebsiella variicola:
ACCGCGAGCGCGATCGCTTTGTCGATCTGACGCTGCAGCATATGAGCGACATCGCTGAACGCCTGGAGTCCTATCCCGATCAGTTCGAACCGCTGTTTGGCACCCGCGAAGCGGAAGGTCAGGAGCTGACGATCGTCGAAGAGTGGTGCTTTGGCTACCTGCGCGGCGTAGCGCTGAGCGACTGGTCGACGCTGCCCGCTGAACTTAAGCCGGCGCTGGACGCTATCGCGCTCCACGGCAGCGAAGCGCAGTTTACCGCGCTGGATAATCTGACGGCGGATGAGTTTATTGACAGCATCGAGCGTATCACGCCGGCGGCGCTGGCGCTTTACCAGTACTGGATGGCGAATCCCCTGCCGGTGGTGGTTCCGCAGCCGGTCAGAAATGAGGCGAAGGTCGGACGCAACGATCCCTGCCCGTGCGGGAGCGGAAAAAAGTATAAGCAGTGCTGCTTAGCAAAATAAAACCAGGGGCCAGCCGGCCCCTTTTTTATCCCACCGCAGGCAGCAGTCCGGCGACGATACTGAACTGAATCGCCACAATACCGATCCCGCACAGCAGAACCAGCCACAGCGCCGGCGCGCCGCCGACCACCCGCCAGGCAGCCTGCGGATGTTGTCGGCGGCTCTTCATTGCCAGCAGGGCAGGCAACATCAGGGCCAGCACGGCGAGTGCCACCCCGGCGTAGCCCAGGGCCATAACAAAACCGCGGGGATAGAACAGGGCGAACGCCACCGGCGGCAGGAAGGTGATCGCGCCGCTCTGCAGACGTCCGCTGACGCTGTTTTTGCGTTGAAACACATCGGCCAGGTAATCAAACAAGCCGAGCGAGACGCCGAGGAATGAGGTCGCCAGCGCGAGGTCGGCAAACAGGTGCACGGCCAGCTCCACGTGCGGCGACGCCACCACTTCGCGGATCGCCTCCAGCAGACCGTTCAGACCGGCGTTTTTGGCCAGCAGCGCGGTAAAAGCGGGAGGGTTGATACTCCCCAGCGTCGCCAGCTGCCAGAAAATATAAGCCACCAGCGGAATAAAGCTGCCGATAATAAATACCCGGCGCAGTTTACGGATATCGCCGCCAAGATAGCTGACGATGCTCGGCACACTGCCGTGAAAACCAAAGGAGGTAAAGATCACCGGAATGGCGGACAGGGCCAGGCCTTGCTCAACCGGCAGCGTCAACAGATTGACCTGATGAATATGCGGCATCAGTAGCGCCAGCATAATCACCAGAAAGATGATTTTGGCGCTGAACAGGAAGCGATTGAATAAGTCGACCAGCGAGGTACCGATGCACACCACCGCCCCGCCCAGCGCCGTAAATAACAGTACGCCGGCCGCCGGCGGCAGCTGCCAGTCCAGCCACTGGTTGAGGCTGGAGGCGAGCAATTCACCGGCGCCACTGATATAGGCCGCCGTGAGGGCATACAGCAGAAACAGCATGCAGAACCCGGTTACCCACTGCCCGTAACGGCCCAGATAGCGTGCGGCCAGGGAACCAAGCCCCATGTCAGCAGGCACGTGCTGGTAGACTTCCAGCAGCAACAGGGCGGTATAGCACATCAACGCCCACAAGGTGAAAAGTAAACCCAGCGTGACGGCAAACCCGACGCCGGCGGCGGCCAAGGGCATCGCCAACATTCCTGCACCGATAGTGGTGCCAGCTACGATTAAAATACTGCCCAGAGTGCGGTTTTTCACGCTTTTCGCTATCCCTACAGCTAATAACAATAAATTATGCCGCGCAGAGTAGGGGATATTACAGCGTTCGTCAAATGAGGGTTACAAGTTCTGTAATTTTATCTTTACGCATTTAAGGGGGCGAAAGCCTGCGCTGGCGCAAGGCGCCGATGGCATGGCTGGCCTAAGCTGGTGGTTTTCAGGAGGGGTTATGTCTTCTATTCATGGTCATGAAGTTTTACAGATGATGCTCGCCTCGGGTGAGTCCTGGACGGTCGCCTCGCTGGAGGCCGCCATTCGCCGCCGCTTTGGCGAAGAGGCGCGGTTTCACACCTGTTCAGCAGAGAATCTAAGCGCCGCAGAGCTGGTGGCGTTTTTAGAGAAAAAAGGCAAATTTATTGCCAGAGAGGAAGGTTTTACTACCGCAGAAAATAAGATTTGCCGGCATTAAAATGGCCGCGACACGGGGGGGGCGCGGCGCGGAAGATTAATTCTGTGTGTCGAGGGTCGCCAGTTCTTTATCGATAAAGTACAGACCTTCGCCACTTTTTCCAACGAGGGTCAGTTTATCAATCACCGATTTAAATAATTTCTCTTCTTCGTGCTGTTCAGAGACATACCACTGCAGGAAATTAAAGGTCGGGTAATCCTGACTGGTCATGGCGGCGTGCGCCAGTTCATTAATTTTTTGCGTGATCAGCTGCTCGTGCTCATAGGTCTGGCGGAACAGCTCGTCCAGTGAGGCATATTCGGCAAACGGGGAGGCGATCGCGTTGATGCGCGGCAGGCTACCGGTGTCGGTCAGGTAGTCGAACAGGCGCTGCATATGGGTCATCTCTTCCTGGGCATGGCGACGCAGGAAGGCCGCAGCCCCTTCAAAACTGTGGTAACTGCACCAGGCGCTCATCTGCTGATAAAGAAGAGAAGAATAAAGTTCAAGATTCATCTGTTCATTCAGTTTGTCGATCATTTCCGTTTTCAGCATTGTCGCGCTCCTGGAATTAAAAAATAGATGTTAGCGGCTGCCACTATAATTTGTTATTTAATTATTTGCAAAAAGTAAATTTAAAAATGTTTTATTTAAAATGCTAATGGGAATAACACGCATTGGCAATTTAATAATAAATGAGAATGGTTTTAATTTATTATTAATTGTGGTGGAAAATGGTATGACCGGCCAACGGGCTGCGAGGTAGAGCGCGCGAGGTGAGGGGGGCATGCCTGGGGGCGGGGACCTGGCGACTGGACTGGCGGAGAGGGCGAAAGTGTGAAGCGCTGCGTAATTTTTAAAACAGCTTTTCATAAAATTTGAAATTTTGTTTTCCAGGTAGTAGAGTGCAGTCAACGCCAATGACATTCTGCGGGCAGGCCCGCACAGCATTCAGGAGAGTAAACCATGAAGATTGCACTGATGATGGAGAACAGCCAGGCGAACAAAAACGCCATCATCCTTAAGGAGCTTAGCGCCGTTGCTGACGAAAAAGGATTCCCGGTGTTCAACGTCGGCATGAGCGATGAGCACGATCATCATCTGACCTACATTCACCTCGGGATCATGGCCAGCATCCTGCTGAATTCGAAAGCGGTCGACTTCGTGGTCACCGGCTGCGGTACCGGTCAGGGGGCGCTGATGTCGCTGAATATTCACCCGGGCGTGGTCTGCGGCTACTGTATCGATCCGGCGGACGCGTTCCTGTTTGCTCAGATCAACAATGGTAATGCGCTGTCGCTGCCGTTTGCCAAAGGTTTCGGCTGGGGCGCGGAGCTGAATGTACGCTTTATCTTTGAAAAAGCGTTTACCGGCCGCAACGGCGAAGGCTATCCGCCGGAGCGCAAAGAGCCGCAGGTACGAAATGCCGGGATCCTCAACCAGGTTAAAGCGGCAGTGGTAAAAGAAAACTATCTCGACACCCTGCGCGCCATCGATCCGGAGCTGGTGAAAACCGCGGTATCCGGCCCACGCTTCCAGCAGTGCTTCTTCGAAAACTGTCAGGATAAAGCCATCGAAGCCTTCGTTCGCCAGATCGTCGGTTAACCGTCATCAGGGCCAGCGCCGCTGGCCCTTCCATCATTATTTCTTCTTCTCCGACACGCTGCTGCCGGCCGTTTTGGCCAGATGCAGGCTGTCGATCATCCCTACCAGACAGATCACCGCGATAAAGACAAACGACAGACGAAAGCTGATCCCCGGTAGCGTGGAAAGGTGCAGCCAGTCGCCGACCTGCTCGCCCAGGCGAATGCCAATCGCCCCGAGCGTGATCCCCAGCCCCACCGCCAGCTGCGACGCGGTACTGAACAGCGTATTGGCATCACTCATCTGCGCGGCGGGGACATCGGCAAAGGCCAGCGTGCTTACGCCCGTAAACTGGATCGAGCGAAATACCCCGCCGAGATAAAGGATTAACATGATGGCCCAGACCGGCGTCTGCGGCGTGAGCAGCGCACAGGCCAGCAGTGAACAGACGTTCAGTGCACCGTTGATCAACAGCAGTCGGCGAAAGCCCAGCCAGCGGATCAGCGGTGTGGTGGCGGGTTTGATGGTCAAATTGCCGACAAACACCGCCAGCACCAGCAGGCCGGAGTGGAAGGGATCCATGCCGAACCCTACCTGAAACAGCAGCGGCAGCAGAAAGGGGACCGCGCTGATGGAGGAGCGGAACAGCGAGCCGCCATACATCGTCACCCGGAACGTTGGCACCTGCAGGGCGTCGAGACGAACCATGGGCGCCGTCGCCCGGCGGAAGTGGCGTATAGCATATGTCAGACAGCCGAAGCCAAGCACGGCGAGAGCCAGCGTCGGCCAGATCTGCGGCTGGCGATCGCCGAGCCGTTCCATCGCGGTGACCAGACTGACCATCGCGACTGCGGTGGTGATAAAGCCGGTGAGATCGAAGGAGCGCCGTTCCGTTTCGCGAATATCAGGGATAATGCGCAGCGCAAGGATGATGGCTGCGAGGCCCAGCGGGACATTGATAAAGAAGATCCAGTGCCAGCTGGCGTAGCGGGTGATAAAGCCGCCCAAAGGCGGGCCGATAATGGGGGCCACCAGCGCCGGCCAGGTGAGGGTAGCGATGGCTTTGATCAGCAGATGTTTCGGCGTGGTTCGCAGTACCGCCAGGCGACCGACAGGGACCATCAGCGCGCCTCCGATCCCCTGCAGGATACGCATGGCGACAAAAGTATGCACCTCGGTGGAGAGGCCGCAGAAGACCGAGGCAAGGGTAAAGATCGCCAGGGCGAGGGTAAAAATAGCGCGGGCGCCGAAGCGATCGGCGATCCAACCGCTGGCCGGGATCAGTACCGCGAGGGTGATCAGATAGGCGCTGATGCCGATATTCAGCTCGACC
This window encodes:
- the ftnA gene encoding non-heme ferritin — protein: MLKTEMIDKLNEQMNLELYSSLLYQQMSAWCSYHSFEGAAAFLRRHAQEEMTHMQRLFDYLTDTGSLPRINAIASPFAEYASLDELFRQTYEHEQLITQKINELAHAAMTSQDYPTFNFLQWYVSEQHEEEKLFKSVIDKLTLVGKSGEGLYFIDKELATLDTQN
- a CDS encoding MFS transporter; translated protein: MNTAISSRDERAFSAPALLVAGAFFMEFLDGTVIATALPDMAKDFGVTAVELNIGISAYLITLAVLIPASGWIADRFGARAIFTLALAIFTLASVFCGLSTEVHTFVAMRILQGIGGALMVPVGRLAVLRTTPKHLLIKAIATLTWPALVAPIIGPPLGGFITRYASWHWIFFINVPLGLAAIILALRIIPDIRETERRSFDLTGFITTAVAMVSLVTAMERLGDRQPQIWPTLALAVLGFGCLTYAIRHFRRATAPMVRLDALQVPTFRVTMYGGSLFRSSISAVPFLLPLLFQVGFGMDPFHSGLLVLAVFVGNLTIKPATTPLIRWLGFRRLLLINGALNVCSLLACALLTPQTPVWAIMLILYLGGVFRSIQFTGVSTLAFADVPAAQMSDANTLFSTASQLAVGLGITLGAIGIRLGEQVGDWLHLSTLPGISFRLSFVFIAVICLVGMIDSLHLAKTAGSSVSEKKK
- the tyrP gene encoding tyrosine transporter TyrP; its protein translation is MKNRTLGSILIVAGTTIGAGMLAMPLAAAGVGFAVTLGLLFTLWALMCYTALLLLEVYQHVPADMGLGSLAARYLGRYGQWVTGFCMLFLLYALTAAYISGAGELLASSLNQWLDWQLPPAAGVLLFTALGGAVVCIGTSLVDLFNRFLFSAKIIFLVIMLALLMPHIHQVNLLTLPVEQGLALSAIPVIFTSFGFHGSVPSIVSYLGGDIRKLRRVFIIGSFIPLVAYIFWQLATLGSINPPAFTALLAKNAGLNGLLEAIREVVASPHVELAVHLFADLALATSFLGVSLGLFDYLADVFQRKNSVSGRLQSGAITFLPPVAFALFYPRGFVMALGYAGVALAVLALMLPALLAMKSRRQHPQAAWRVVGGAPALWLVLLCGIGIVAIQFSIVAGLLPAVG
- a CDS encoding RpiB/LacA/LacB family sugar-phosphate isomerase; the protein is MKIALMMENSQANKNAIILKELSAVADEKGFPVFNVGMSDEHDHHLTYIHLGIMASILLNSKAVDFVVTGCGTGQGALMSLNIHPGVVCGYCIDPADAFLFAQINNGNALSLPFAKGFGWGAELNVRFIFEKAFTGRNGEGYPPERKEPQVRNAGILNQVKAAVVKENYLDTLRAIDPELVKTAVSGPRFQQCFFENCQDKAIEAFVRQIVG
- a CDS encoding YecH family metal-binding protein; this encodes MSSIHGHEVLQMMLASGESWTVASLEAAIRRRFGEEARFHTCSAENLSAAELVAFLEKKGKFIAREEGFTTAENKICRH
- a CDS encoding YecA family protein, with amino-acid sequence MNTGPLNENELEWLDETLAKYATEGAILDVSELDGLLTAILSAPTDIEPAQWLVAIWGGADNVPRWANDRERDRFVDLTLQHMSDIAERLESYPDQFEPLFGTREAEGQELTIVEEWCFGYLRGVALSDWSTLPAELKPALDAIALHGSEAQFTALDNLTADEFIDSIERITPAALALYQYWMANPLPVVVPQPVRNEAKVGRNDPCPCGSGKKYKQCCLAK